CTCCCTTGGGGAGGAAGCAGTATTCTTATCCATCTGCAAAGTCATCATCCATTCAAATCTCTCAACGTTATTTCACACAACCTGcatttaaaaaacaaagaaaaaactcaGTAAAGGGTCGAAGTTTAAACATATGCTCGTGTCCTTATCTATAACAATGGAGATAAAGTAATGCAATAGCTAAACAACACATACAGAATCTTATCTAATATAAGAAGCTTAAGCAAAACCAATCATCTAAAGTACTTGGAAGCTCTATACATACATGATTCTAATCAGATAAAGTTCCAATCAACTATGGAAGCATGTGTTCAAGTCAAAACCTTGAATAGAGAAATCAAGACCCTCTACACAAAACAAACGATTGTACAAGTGATCAACCAGAGATattgacaaagaaaaaaaaatcctatttccgcaacaacaaaaaaatcaaaatcctaTTCGTCTCTGAATCTTTCGAAAGATAAACATGACTAGTAATCCGCAAGCGAGGATCGAAATCAAGCATCAATTTAGAGAAAGGggagaaaaccctaatctcaagattttattaagaaaaaaatcaaaaaacacgATAAAGAAGAAAGCAACCCAAAATTGAAGCGAAATCCTTAGGAAACGTAAACTAAATTACCAGATCTGCGAATGGCTATGCGACTACGAGCAACGGAATGACAAATCGGTACGATGAGAGAGAAACTAGGGttcttatagagagagagagaaaaaaaaaaagagacggTGAAAGTGTTTTGAGGTCGATTTTTCCTTAATATATAAGGAGTCAACACGagggaaatataaaaaaaaaaaaaaaaaaaaagatttattgtCAAGTATTTTCTTTCCCTCGCTTTATGGGCTTTGAACGACGTCGTTCTTAGTCTTTTCTTTTCCCATGAATATTTTCAAAGTTGTTCTTTTATTCCTTTTTGGCATTCTTTCATTTTTTCCCTTCAACAACCAAAAATCTTTGAAGAGAAAACAcacaataaatataaattcaagGGCTCTAATTCAGTTAAGgattaaaaaaatctacaacTGTAAGTACGTTAGAGTATCTCTAGTCCcactgtatttttattttatttgttgaatagtatatttactttttattaattattttatttttattctaaaaagaGTAGAATTACAACAAAACCAACTTAGGGTATCtctaaccatattctatattagtatatttcaatctaaaatagagtttagagtaaaaatacttcaataatactatatttttcattatatactctatatatatagttaattataatattttctgaaTAAAGTACCAATGAACTCAACTCtagagttattctattttataatgaaaaataaagtgaatcattggagatggtcttgaTTATATTATTACTccattttatagtaaaaaataaaattttattggaGATAGCATCACATGAAGTATGAACCGCCAAGACGAAGTAAAATACTATATTGATCAGTTAATTGGCTGGTCAGAGTCTAAAGAGACCAACGTCCATCCAGACGGCCTAACAGTTACATACTCATGAACATAACCAACCTCACatagaacaaaacaaaacatacaagtcttttatATACACAATGAGGTCATTCTTGTCTTCACGGAAGAAAATTATCAGAACAGATACGAAAACATCATTAAATCAATCACCCAAAAACACATATACAGAGCAAACATATACTTTATTATTCTCATAATGTTAGTTCCAAGGTGGAGAAGATGGCCTGTGTATGAAatcttgagaagaagaagaagagccgCCGTAGTTAAGATCCAAGCTATGGAGCTGCTCCATTAGCTGCGAGCGTCTTTCCTTGAAGAAATCAAGACGAGTTGTTAACTCTACCAGAGCTGCTGATGCAGCTGCTGACGGATGATTAGGCCTTGGGTACTCTGTTATCTGCAAAACCCGTTCATTTTAGTAGCATGTTAGGCGTATGCATTGTCATGAATTCATAATGAGTAGAAGGTCTTACATCTAATGCTCTTGAAGTGGACGGAACAGATGGAGAATCTGTAGTTGAGAACTTGTCTACAGACATCTTTCCAGACTCTCCACTGCTGCTTTTAGAGTCGACCATGTTAGTTGGTTCTTGTACTTGCTTACGAGACGGTTGCCTGCTATTGCCAACACCAAATGATCCTCCTCCTTTACTATTTCTCCACTCCGCTCCCAGTATATTCTCCTGCAGGTCAGACAATAGATTCTATTGGCTTAATCTTAACTTTGAAAGAGAATGATCCATGACAGAAACTTCAGTAAAAATACCTCGTGTCGTTGTTTCCTTTCATGATTTACAAAGGCAAGAGTGGAATCAAAATCTTGTTGAAGAAACCTTCTGCAGTAATACATAACCATGGTATTAGAGCAGAAACAAAATTTACATTTGAATCAATCACATTACAGCCACTGCTGATGAAAtgcaattaaaatataaagcaATACAACTCACTTTTGAGGATTGTGATTCTGGAGATACTGATGACTATCACGCGCGTCTGAGAAAGAGCCAAAGTTAGTCTGACGTTGCTGGCTAAGCTGATGGTGAAGTTCTGCCACTTTCTGCTTCAGCCTTGCCACATCAGCCTCAGCAAGAGCAATTTCCTCAAGTTCAGCTCTTGTCTTCAAATATTGCATGGATCGTTAATACTTTCACAAGAGCTCATTGTTCTAAAGAAAGATAATATTCCCCTAAAATCTATACTTACTTTCGAATCCACACCATGTGAGCTGAATTGTCCAGAGGACATGCTCAAACCAACCTCCAGTGCTGCTCGGAGATCTCTTTCGGCTTGCAACTGCTCTTGTAATCTTGACACCTGTAGAAATATTCCCCCATCAAACCAGAAGAACATTCCTTTGACATTAGGCTTAATTGTAGAGAGAGGAGATTCATAAACATGGATAGTTTGAAGAGAAAATTTATACATCTTGTTCAAGCGACAAACGACGTTCATGAAGTGCTTGCTTCCTTCTCTCCAAGCTAGCCTGTAGTATCGCATTACCTCTGGCCTATATTCGACAATGATGACCCCTGTTAATGACTTAGTGAAGTCAGATAATCAATTTCAAGGCAGCAGATGATTACCTCTTTTGCTATTCGTTGTCGCAATTCATTTTTCGTGGTCTCAAGCCTCTGTATAGCAAGCCTACATAGAATTTATGAACCAATTAGCAGTACACAAGCACCAAGCAAGAATAATCTCAAATGCCTTCGATTCAAGTCTAGACCAAATAGATGAAGAAGCAGATCAACATAGAAAGAGAATAATGCTAGCAGAATCATTTTCTCTCAATATACACTAAAGAGTGAAAGCCTTACTCGTCTTCTCCTGAAGAATCAAACGATCCATCTGTAGATCTCTTTCTGGCCTGTGACAAACAAAGAGCAAAGAAAATGTTACTGATGTTATTCCAATAGGCATTTATTCCTTATATCTAATATGACTATGCTAAGTCGTGACGTTTGTAATTAACTGGAGAAAAGAGATTTCTATCATGCACTCATTATACTTGAACTAATTTGTCAAATCTGACACATGTACATGAATCAGAACTATTCGATCAAAGATAAGAAAAGCACATACACTGCCACGACCCCAGAATGTTGCACGCTTTGAAGGAACAGAGGAAGGTGTGCCCTTATTCACTGACTTCTCACTTGATGATTCAAGACCAGGAGAAGCCAATGTATTTCCATGATTGAGTACATTTAGAACCTTCCCTGATTGAAAAGACTCGCCGCCATCTACTAGACATGAGTTTCCTCCATACTTTGTTGGATCATCACCACCTATCTGCTCTCCAGCTTGTTGATCCGTGGAGTTGATGAAAAGATTTCTCACAACATGATCTGTTCGTACGTTTGAATTACGTATTGGACCAGTTGTCTCTCTAGGTGATTCAATATCAGAATCATCAGCAACAAATCCCTACAAAGAATGTATTCAGCAATCATTACATAACTATACATTACCAACACTATACAAATAGATGTTTCATGTAAACTCGGCATGGAAGCGTGagtatattaaaggagaaataACCTTGTATTCATAGAGATCGCTGCTTGTGCCACCGCTGCTCTCACTCATTTTTCCACTCAACGCACGCtcgttatcatcatcatctgtcACTGGCTCTACTTCATTCTCTGCATTATGATATTCATTTTTTGAGTTGTTGTCATCATCACTAGAATCATCAGGTCCACTATTACCAATATGCGACTCGGTCGACATGGAACATCTTTGAATATTTTCTTCCTGCAAAATTgcaaatatataagaaactgtTGACACATCGTGAAagcatataaatttgtataaagcTATCTGAGTGCGTCTTACATCAAAAATACTTCCATAATCCTCCAGGAGAACAGTAATGATGGCTTGAGCATTATTGGCAGCATTAGCAGCAGCAAGAAGCTGAGCAGAATTGTCTTCACCGCTATCAAATTCGTCATCTAGATCACATTCACCAGCCAGAAGAGGACGTAAGAGCAGAGGAGCCATGCAAGCAGCTACAGCAGATGGGCTCATTCGATTTTCGTGGGAATGAGACGAGATAGTATGCATCATTTTCAGAATCCTGAGGGTACAACGCAAATATTCAACGATTTAAAAAAACACCTCATAAAGCCCTCAGGACATTCATCTGGCCTGTAGAGTCAGACTTGATAGGAAACAAGTAACATCAACTACAACATCTAATATATCTTATAAACATACCGTTGTAGTAAACGTCTGTTAGGTTCAGGAAATGTTTCCGCTAGAGCAGAGCGCAATGAACTAATGCGAGCCTCCTTAGACTCGATTCCTGATCCAGCAAAATGATTAAAAGGAGGTAAAAAATCACAGAGCTTCAGTCAGATCTCCCGGAAAAATCTCCACAGAAGAcgcatttaaataaaataaaaatatatatatatatacacacacacacagagaGATCTGCATGAGTAGAAGAATGACTTCATCAGAGGAAGGAGAAAAGGGTGAGGAGACTCACGGTAAGCTTCCAGCAGGGCAGTACAACAAGATGCTGACACCGGTGAAGAAGGCAACTCCCTCAACACATGCTGCAAGTGGAGTGGAGTAGAATAACCTTAGCATTGTAACAATGCACAAActaacagaagaa
Above is a window of Brassica napus cultivar Da-Ae chromosome A10, Da-Ae, whole genome shotgun sequence DNA encoding:
- the LOC106371814 gene encoding rho GTPase-activating protein 7 isoform X1 is translated as MEASLAALERPRGAASNTVYKSGPLFISSKGLGWTSWKKRWFILTRNSLVFFKNDPGSLPQKGGEVNITLGGIDLNNSGSVVVREDKKLLTVLFPDGRDGRAFTLKAETFHDLHAWKTALEQALAHAPNAALSMGHNGIFLAETNEAIEGRDKRPLKSLVVGRPILLALEDIDGSPSFLEKALQFIEKYGTKIEGILRQAADVEEVERRVQEYEQGKTEFAFDEDPHVIGDCIKHVLRELPSSPVSASCCTALLEAYRIESKEARISSLRSALAETFPEPNRRLLQRILKMMHTISSHSHENRMSPSAVAACMAPLLLRPLLAGECDLDDEFDSGEDNSAQLLAAANAANNAQAIITVLLEDYGSIFDEENIQRCSMSTESHIGNSGPDDSSDDDNNSKNEYHNAENEVEPVTDDDDNERALSGKMSESSGGTSSDLYEYKGFVADDSDIESPRETTGPIRNSNVRTDHVVRNLFINSTDQQAGEQIGGDDPTKYGGNSCLVDGGESFQSGKVLNVLNHGNTLASPGLESSSEKSVNKGTPSSVPSKRATFWGRGSARKRSTDGSFDSSGEDELAIQRLETTKNELRQRIAKEARGNAILQASLERRKQALHERRLSLEQDVSRLQEQLQAERDLRAALEVGLSMSSGQFSSHGVDSKTRAELEEIALAEADVARLKQKVAELHHQLSQQRQTNFGSFSDARDSHQYLQNHNPQKRFLQQDFDSTLAFVNHERKQRHEENILGAEWRNSKGGGSFGVGNSRQPSRKQVQEPTNMVDSKSSSGESGKMSVDKFSTTDSPSVPSTSRALDITEYPRPNHPSAAASAALVELTTRLDFFKERRSQLMEQLHSLDLNYGGSSSSSQDFIHRPSSPPWN
- the LOC106371814 gene encoding rho GTPase-activating protein 7 isoform X2, which gives rise to MEASLAALERPRGAASNTVYKSGPLFISSKGLGWTSWKKRWFILTRNSLVFFKNDPGSLPQKGGEVNITLGGIDLNNSGSVVVREDKKLLTVLFPDGRDGRAFTLKAETFHDLHAWKTALEQALAHAPNAALSMGHNGIFLAETNEAIEGRDKRPLKSLVVGRPILLALEDIDGSPSFLEKALQFIEKYGTKIEGILRQAADVEEVERRVQEYEQGKTEFAFDEDPHVIGDCIKHVLRELPSSPVSASCCTALLEAYRIESKEARISSLRSALAETFPEPNRRLLQRILKMMHTISSHSHENRMSPSAVAACMAPLLLRPLLAGECDLDDEFDSGEDNSAQLLAAANAANNAQAIITVLLEDYGSIFDEENIQRCSMSTESHIENEVEPVTDDDDNERALSGKMSESSGGTSSDLYEYKGFVADDSDIESPRETTGPIRNSNVRTDHVVRNLFINSTDQQAGEQIGGDDPTKYGGNSCLVDGGESFQSGKVLNVLNHGNTLASPGLESSSEKSVNKGTPSSVPSKRATFWGRGSARKRSTDGSFDSSGEDELAIQRLETTKNELRQRIAKEARGNAILQASLERRKQALHERRLSLEQDVSRLQEQLQAERDLRAALEVGLSMSSGQFSSHGVDSKTRAELEEIALAEADVARLKQKVAELHHQLSQQRQTNFGSFSDARDSHQYLQNHNPQKRFLQQDFDSTLAFVNHERKQRHEENILGAEWRNSKGGGSFGVGNSRQPSRKQVQEPTNMVDSKSSSGESGKMSVDKFSTTDSPSVPSTSRALDITEYPRPNHPSAAASAALVELTTRLDFFKERRSQLMEQLHSLDLNYGGSSSSSQDFIHRPSSPPWN